One window of Nicotiana tomentosiformis chromosome 11, ASM39032v3, whole genome shotgun sequence genomic DNA carries:
- the LOC104091447 gene encoding putative clathrin assembly protein At2g25430: MAPSIRKAIGAVKDQTSISLAKVAGNVAPDLEVLVVKATTHDNEPADEKYIREILHLTSHSRGYVSAFVFAVSKRLSKTHDWVVALKALMLVHRLLTDGDPVLGQEIMYASRRGMRVLNMSDFRDEAHSNSWDHSGFVRTYAFYLDQKLEFTVYDRKLNDVDDKKRFEDGYGMDRRERSYSEFDESAGRGEKNGVTPVIEMKPERVLERLNQLFQLLDRFLACRPTGAAKNSRMVLVALYSLVKESFKIYADICEVLQFLLDRFAEMEYADCVKAFDAYVNAAKMIDELVGIYNWCKDIGIARSSEFPEVQIITDKLLGTLEGFLRERANRPRSPEISRVESSLAVEEEKQPDMNEIKALPPPENYIYTPPPQPGPQQRPDTQRVTENLVNLKDDGVTADGEGNKMALALFSGPVANGNGSWEAFPSDGEAGQVTSAWQTPAAEIGKADWELALVETASNLSKQKADLAGGFDSLLLNGMYDQGTVRQHVSNTQVTGGSASSVALPGPGNSSKPMLALPAPDGTVQPVGNQDPFAASLSVPPPSYVQMAELERKQQLLMQEQQLWQQYASNGMQGQMGLSKLAGTTSGYYGAGMQPSMPFGMPQNAGMGQPAGYYFTPL, from the coding sequence ATGGCTCCGAGTATTAGGAAGGCAATTGGGGCAGTGAAAGATCAAACTAGTATAAGCCTAGCTAAAGTGGCCGGCAATGTTGCGCCAGACCTCGAAGTATTGGTTGTGAAAGCAACCACTCATGATAATGAGCCAGCAGATGAGAAATATATTAGGGAGATTTTGCACTTGACGTCCCATTCTAGAGGATATGTGAGCGCTTTTGTTTTTGCTGTGTCGAAGAGGTTAAGTAAAACCCACGATTGGGTTGTGGCGTTGAAGGCCTTAATGCTTGTGCATAGGCTGTTAACTGATGGAGATCCTGTACTCGGGCAAGAGATCATGTACGCAAGTCGGAGGGGGATGAGGGTCTTGAATATGTCCGATTTTCGTGATGAAGCTCACTCTAACTCGTGGGATCATTCTGGATTTGTTAGGACTTACGCCTTTTACTTGGATCAGAAGCTTGAGTTTACGGTCTATGATAGGAAGTTGAATGACGTTGATGACAAAAAGAGGTTTGAAGATGGTTATGGGATGGATAGGAGAGAGAGGTCCTATAGCGAGTTTGATGAGTCCGCTGGAAGGGGAGAGAAAAACGGTGTGACACCGGTCATAGAAATGAAGCCCGAGCGGGTTTTAGAGAGGTTGAATCAATTGTTTCAGCTTCTTGATAGGTTCTTGGCTTGTAGACCGACTGGGGCAGCAAAAAATAGTAGGATGGTGCTGGTGGCATTATATTCGCTAGTGAAGGAGAGCTTCAAGATTTATGCTGATATTTGTGAGGTATTACAGTTTTTGTTGGATCGGTTCGCAGAGATGGAGTATGCCGATTGCGTCAAGGCGTTTGATGCTTATGTTAATGCTGCAAAGATGATCGATGAACTTGTGGGAATTTACAATTGGTGCAAGGATATTGGGATTGCAAGGTCATCCGAGTTCCCAGAAGTGCAAATCATCACTGATAAGCTTTTGGGCACGCTTGAGGGCTTCTTGAGAGAGAGAGCAAATAGGCCAAGGAGCCCCGAGATAAGTCGGGTGGAGAGTTCATTAGCAGTTGAAGAGGAGAAACAACCAGATATGAATGAAATTAAAGCTCTTCCACCCCCAGAGAATTACATTTACACTCCTCCTCCTCAACCTGGACCTCAGCAAAGGCCAGATACTCAGCGGGTAACCGAAAACTTGGTTAATTTGAAGGATGATGGAGTGACAGCTGATGGCGAGGGTAATAAAATGGCGTTAGCTCTGTTTTCTGGTCCGGTAGCCAATGGAAATGGCTCGTGGGAAGCATTTCCGTCTGATGGAGAGGCCGGACAAGTAACTTCAGCTTGGCAGACACCGGCAGCTGAGATTGGCAAAGCTGATTGGGAGTTGGCATTGGTAGAAACTGCCAGTAATTTGTCAAAGCAAAAGGCTGATTTAGCAGGTGGTTTTGACTCACTCTTGTTAAACGGGATGTACGATCAGGGGACTGTGAGGCAGCACGTGAGTAATACTCAGGTGACTGGTGGGAGTGCCAGCAGCGTGGCATTGCCTGGACCAGGCAACAGTTCTAAACCTATGCTCGCTTTGCCTGCGCCTGATGGGACAGTCCAACCAGTAGGGAACCAAGATCCATTTGCTGCTTCACTTTCTGTGCCACCTCCTTCATACGTCCAAATGGCGGAATTGGAGAGGAAACAGCAGTTGCTAATGCAGGAACAACAGTTGTGGCAGCAATATGCGAGCAATGGGATGCAAGGCCAGATGGGTTTGTCCAAACTTGCTGGAACTACTTCAGGATACTACGGTGCTGGTATGCAACCATCAATGCCTTTTGGGATGCCACAAAATGCTGGAATGGGACAGCCAGCAGGTTATTACTTTACTCCCCTCTGA